From one Lycium barbarum isolate Lr01 chromosome 6, ASM1917538v2, whole genome shotgun sequence genomic stretch:
- the LOC132600713 gene encoding NDR1/HIN1-like protein 13 encodes MADRVHPQDSPPSSNNSGETKPVPSPGTYVVQVPKDQIYRYPPPGNSRRYESLTKRKPHRSCCCRCLCYTFSLLLILIIALGITAGVLYLIFRPESPKYTISDFTIKNFNLTSSSSSSPVSPQFNVTVRAENPNNKIRIYYLKGSSMTVVYSEVSLCNGELPAFYQPTNNVTVFKTALKGSNVMLGNAVKTELRNEQMKGKVPFKVNIRVPVKVKVGAVKSWEITVKVKCDIMVNALTAKSKIVSKDCKYSVRFW; translated from the exons ATGGCTGATCGTGTACATCCTCAAGATTCACCGCCATCATCAAATAACTCCGGCGAAACAAAGCCTGTGCCATCCCCAGGAACGTATGTAGTTCAAGTACCAAAGGATCAAATATACCGGTATCCTCCACCAGGGAATTCCCGCCGTTACGAATCTCTTACAAAACGGAAGCCTCACCGGAGTTGCTGTTGCCGGTGCCTTTGCTACACTTTCTCTCTTCTTCTCATCCTCATTATCGCTCTAG GTATCACTGCTGGTGTTCTCTACCTCATCTTCCGCCCTGAATCACCCAAGTATACTATCTCCGACTTCACCATTAAGAACTTCAacctaacatcatcatcatcatcatcacccgTTTCGCCACAATTCAACGTCACTGTCCGAGCTGAAAATCCTAACAATAAAATCCGAATTTACTACTTGAAAGGAAGCTCAATGACCGTTGTCTACTCCGAGGTTAGCTTATGTAACGGTGAATTACCCGCATTCTATCAGCCAACGAATAATGTAACTGTTTTTAAGACAGCGTTAAAAGGATCAAATGTTATGCTTGGAAATGCTGTGAAGACGGAGTTAAGGAATGAACAAATGAAAGGGAAAGTGCCGTTTAAGGTGAATATTAGAGTACCTGTTAAGGTTAAGGTTGGAGCTGTTAAGTCATGGGAAATTACTGTTAAGGTTAAGTGTGACATAATGGTGAATGCTTTAACAGCAAAATCTAAGATAGTTTCTAAAGATTGTAAATATAGTGTTAGGTTCTGGTAG
- the LOC132600711 gene encoding protein ROLLING AND ERECT LEAF 2: MGASNSKLEEDKALQLCRERKKFVRQALDGRCNLAATHIAYIESLKITGTALRRFAEPEAPIESSIYTSTSATPEPLGLTEKSLSQFSFSSRSVSRNVDATENILPSPSPPSSSRYHVNHMKFRGTFSRKVEEKPPVPVTVSVTSSTPQNSTPRSTERPEASPFETPPFPSETSPFEIPPSPTETSPWDYFGLGHDIDNHLTSRDGRVENRNDTGHHRDEDRVPASEDEEEHYSSPGRDGSQVSDDEFDDEPSTETLVRSFQNVNRTTDHASNGGSPDITSARNVVSEAKFLNGEKSKSPDLSPLRAAPTGPADDNNGMNSDNNGMKTPVKENDIENKIAPKDFFFSIKDIEYLFIKASESGREVPRMLEANKFHFRPIFPGRESGSMTRILMKSCFSCGDDPSQIPEEPPQNSVKYLTWHRTTSSHASSPTRLGVHSADDIEDVTNNLFDSFCMVSGSHASTLDRLFAWEKKLYDEVKASEMIRSHYDAKRKLLRQLESKVEKPQRIDKTRAVVKDLHSRIGVAIHRINDISRKIEEIRDKELQPQLEELIEGLRKMWEVMLDCHKRQLHIISIAHSPGNMKILIQSDFRRQIAMHLEHELSSLASSFMKWIVSQKAYVEAINKWLHKSVHLREKSSRRKRKPQPVPLRNHGPPIYTTCSVWLDMLDSLPTKEVSDAMKDLAAEISHFVPRQEKHHGKGGNRWQSGANDDPGLKIPLRDDSLEDWITGFNNFRTSLAFFLGQLNNFSESSLKMFTNLQKAIQEAKHGHALRMNSQS, encoded by the exons ATGGGGGCATCAAACTCTAAACTAGAGGAAGATAAAGCCTTGCAGCTTTGTCGTGAACGGAAGAAGTTTGTTAGGCAAGCTCTTGATGGCCGGTGTAATCTAGCAGCGACTCATATTGCTTATATTGAGTCTCTAAAAATTACAGGAACTGCTTTAAGGAGATTTGCTGAACCCGAGGCTCCAATCGAATCTTCAATCTACACTTCGACTAGTGCAACACCCGAGCCTCTTGGATTAACTGAAAAGTCACTTTCCCAATTTTCATTCTCTTCTCGATCCGTCTCACGTAATGTAGATGCAACTGAGAATATCCTCCCGTCTCCTTCGCCTCCAAGTTCAAGCCGATACCATGTGAATCACATGAAATTTAGAGGTACATTTTCTAGGAAGGTTGAAGAAAAACCTCCTGTTCCAGTTACTGTTTCAGTTACTTCAAGTACACCTCAGAACTCCACGCCTCGTTCCACAGAGAGGCCTGAAGCATCACCTTTTGAAACCCCTCCTTTCCCTTCTGAAACTTCACCTTTTGAAATCCCTCCTTCCCCTACTGAAACTTCACCGTGGGACTATTTCGGTCTTGGCCATGATATTGATAATCATTTGACTTCACGAGATGGAAGGGTGGAGAATCGAAATGATACTGGACATCACAGAGATGAGGATAGAGTTCCTGCATcagaagatgaagaagaacattattcttcaccTGGAAGGGATGGATCACag GTCTCAGATGATGAATTTGACGACGAGCCTTCCACAGAAACACTGGTCCGAAGTTTTCAAAATGTCAATCGGACAACCGATCATGCTAGCAATGGTGGTTCACCTGACATAACATCTGCGAGAAATGTAGTGTCAGAAGCCAAGTTTTTAAATGGGGAGAAAAGCAAGTCACCTGATTTGTCTCCACTACGAGCTGCACCAACAGGACCTGCTGATGATAATAATGGCATGAATTCTGATAATAATGGCATGAAGACACCAGTAAaagaaaatgatattgagaataagATTGCGCCCAAGGACTTCTTTTTTAGCATAAAAGATATTGAATATCTCTTCATAAAAGCATCTGAATCAGGACGAGAAGTTCCACGCATGCTAGAGGCGAACAAATTCCATTTCCGTCCAATTTTTCCAGGGAGAGAAA GCGGGTCAATGACCAGAATATTAATGAAGTCTTGTTTCTCTTGCGGGGACGATCCAAGCCAGATTCCTGAAG AGCCTCCTCAAAATTCTGTGAAGTACCTGACATGGCATCGCACCACATCATCTCATGCTTCATCCCCAACTCGGCTTGGTGTACACTCAGCAGATGATATTGAGGATGTCACCAACAATCTCTTTGATAGCTTTTGTATGGTCTCAGGAAGCCATGCCTCTACATTAGATCGGCTGTTTGCATGGGAGAAGAAGCTATATGACGAAGTCAAG GCTAGTGAGATGATCCGAAGTCATTATGATGCTAAGCGTAAGCTTCTCCGACAACTAGAATCTAAGGTAGAGAAGCCCCAGAGGATTGACAAGACGCGTGCTGTTGTGAAGGATCTTCACTCGAGAATCGGAGTTGCAATTCATAGAATTAATGACATATCCAGGAAAATTGAGGAAATAAGAGACAAGGAACTTCAGCCTCAACTGGAGGAGTTGATTGAGGG ATTGAGGAAGATGTGGGAAGTTATGCTCGACTGTCACAAGCGACAGCTCCATATCATATCAATAGCTCATTCCCCCGGAAATATGAAGATCCTTATTCAATCAGATTTTCGTCGACAGATAGCCATGCATCTAGAACATGAATTGAGTTCTCTAGCATCAAGTTTTATGAAGTGGATCGTCTCTCAGAAGGCATACGTGGAAGCTATAAATAAGTGGCTTCACAAGTCCGTCCACCTCCGCGAGAAATCATCCAGGAGAAAAAGAAAGCCGCAGCCTGTGCCACTCAGAAACCACGGGCCGCCTATTTATACCACCTGTTCTGTCTGGTTGGATATGCTCGATTCCTTACCTACTAAAGAAGTTTCCGATGCTATGAAGGATCTGGCTGCTGAAATCTCTCACTTCGTACCCCGACAAGAGAAGCACCACGGGAAGGGCGGAAATCGTTGGCAGAGTGGGGCGAATGATGATCCAGGTCTTAAGATCCCACTGAGAGATGATTCTCTTGAGGATTGGATAACCGGTTTTAATAATTTTCGTACGAGCTTGGCTTTTTTTCTTGGCCAGTTGAACAACTTCTCGGAGTCTTCATTGAAAATGTTTACTAATCTCCAAAAGGCCATCCAAGAAGCCAAACACGGTCATGCGCTCCGCATGAATTCCCAGTCGTAA